CCTCCTCGGTGGAGTAGTCGACCAGGTCGTGGCTGGACTCGTCGTCGGCCACCGAGTGCATCCGGGCGACGGCCCGGCCCAGGTCGGCCAGCACGCCGGCCAGCTCCTCCGGCTCGTTCACGTCGGCCCAGTCGAGGTCGGCCGCGTACGGGGAGACCTCGGCGACGAGCTGGCCGGCACCGTCCAGCTCGGTGAAGCCCAGCCACGGGTCGGCGTGCGCCTGGAGGGCGCGCTGCGACTCGGCGGTGCGGTGCCCCTGGTGCTGGAAGTAGCCCGCGACCGTCTCGTCGGCGATGTGCCGGGCCACCGCCGGCACCTGGGCCTGCTTCATGTAGATGACGACGTCGTTCTCCAGCGCCTGGGTGTGCCCCTCCAGCAGCAGGTTGTACGACGGCAGCCCGGCCGAGCCGATGCCCACGCCCTTGCGCAGCACCACGTCCTTGATGTGCGTGGCGACGGGACGGAACTGGGCGGAGGAGGCGGGCAGCGTGCCGAGGTAGTCCTCGAACGCGGCGCAGACCCGCTCCCGGGTCTCGGCGTCGATCTCGTAGACGCCGTCGCCCAGCGAGAACCGGCGTTCGTAGTTGTCGATGGTGGTCTGCGTGGCGAGCAGGTCGACCCGGGTGTTGAGCCGCGCCTGCTGGAGCACCCGGCGGAGCACCCCGTCGGCGTTGTCCAGGGTGATCGAGCCGATCGCGTCGTCGCCGCCGGCCGCGATGGCGCGCAGCTCGGTCAGGTACGACCCCGCGAAGCCGGCGACGAGGTCGCTGATCGCCCGGTCCGAGAGCGCCTTGGCGTAGCCGAGCAGCGCCACGCTGGCCGCCAGCCGCTTCAGGTCCCAGCTGAACGGCCCCACGTACGCCTCGTCGAAGTCGTTGACGTTGAACACGAGCTGCCCGGACGCGTTCATGTACGTGCCGAAGTTCTCCGCGTGCAGGTCGCCGTGGATCCACACCCGGCTGGTCCGGTCGTCGAGGAACCGGTCGTCGGCGAAGTCGCCGACCTGGTCGGCGTAGAAGAGCGAGGCGCTGCCCCGGTAGAAGGCGAACGGCGACGCGGCCATCTTGCGGAACTTGCGCCGGAAGGCGGCCGGGTCGAGAGCCATCGACGCGCCGAACTCCT
The sequence above is drawn from the Micromonospora sp. M71_S20 genome and encodes:
- a CDS encoding DUF2252 domain-containing protein, whose translation is MNHSADQRSAHIVDVLTEEFGASMALDPAAFRRKFRKMAASPFAFYRGSASLFYADQVGDFADDRFLDDRTSRVWIHGDLHAENFGTYMNASGQLVFNVNDFDEAYVGPFSWDLKRLAASVALLGYAKALSDRAISDLVAGFAGSYLTELRAIAAGGDDAIGSITLDNADGVLRRVLQQARLNTRVDLLATQTTIDNYERRFSLGDGVYEIDAETRERVCAAFEDYLGTLPASSAQFRPVATHIKDVVLRKGVGIGSAGLPSYNLLLEGHTQALENDVVIYMKQAQVPAVARHIADETVAGYFQHQGHRTAESQRALQAHADPWLGFTELDGAGQLVAEVSPYAADLDWADVNEPEELAGVLADLGRAVARMHSVADDESSHDLVDYSTEEAIVAAVDADEVGFVAHLVDFAHAYGVRARQDHQLFVDLFRNGRLPGL